One segment of Bacteroidia bacterium DNA contains the following:
- the surE gene encoding 5'/3'-nucleotidase SurE has translation MTKPLILVSNDDGITAPGLRVLVEIAKKIGRVIVVAPDGPQSGMGHAITVNQPLRVEQMDIFEGVEAFQTTGTPVDCVKLAIDKLLIAKPDLLLSGINHGNNSSINVIYSGTMSAAVEGAINGIPSIGFSLTDYSYHANFEPGKPYIEKIILSLLEKQLPPNSLLNVNIPTTEHIKGIKICRQAHAKWEESFEERIDPYGRKYYWMIGNFVNVDDGQDTDVYALSQDYISIVPTQYDLTDYKSISLVNNWKLNEK, from the coding sequence ATGACAAAACCTCTGATATTAGTGAGCAATGATGACGGAATTACAGCACCCGGACTGAGAGTATTGGTTGAAATAGCAAAGAAGATTGGAAGAGTAATCGTTGTAGCCCCTGATGGTCCTCAGAGTGGAATGGGACACGCCATTACCGTAAACCAACCTTTGAGAGTTGAACAAATGGATATCTTCGAAGGAGTGGAAGCTTTTCAAACAACGGGCACTCCGGTTGACTGTGTGAAATTAGCAATTGACAAATTGCTGATTGCTAAACCTGACTTATTGCTTTCAGGTATTAACCACGGAAACAATTCTTCTATCAATGTAATATACTCCGGCACTATGAGTGCTGCTGTTGAAGGCGCAATCAACGGCATCCCATCTATTGGATTTTCTCTCACTGATTATAGCTATCACGCCAATTTTGAGCCCGGCAAACCTTATATTGAAAAAATCATTCTGAGTCTTTTAGAAAAACAATTACCCCCAAACTCTTTGCTTAATGTGAATATTCCTACTACTGAACACATCAAAGGAATAAAAATTTGCCGTCAAGCTCATGCAAAGTGGGAAGAGAGTTTTGAAGAGCGTATTGACCCTTATGGACGCAAATACTATTGGATGATTGGTAATTTTGTAAATGTGGACGATGGTCAAGATACAGACGTGTATGCTCTCTCACAGGATTATATTTCCATAGTGCCTACACAATACGACCTGACTGATTATAAAAGCATTTCACTTGTAAACAACTGGAAACTCAATGAAAAATAA
- the mreD gene encoding rod shape-determining protein MreD, whose protein sequence is MKDWQLFFLILIYCFLVQVLILENINVGFWFHPFVYLFFLLYLPPDLPKWLSVLVFFFVGFVFDIFLNSFGIHASACLILGLLKPFIAADNLSVAPTRDEEKGSWLNKGKRSFKIVFLLSFILVHHFWVFLLESMGHDFFTVLVPTWLASSAITYLFLILSEELFYKTFKFEK, encoded by the coding sequence ATGAAAGACTGGCAATTATTTTTTCTGATTTTGATTTATTGCTTTTTAGTCCAAGTATTGATTTTGGAAAATATCAATGTGGGATTTTGGTTTCACCCTTTTGTGTATTTGTTTTTCCTCTTGTATTTGCCACCTGATTTGCCTAAATGGTTGTCTGTTCTTGTTTTCTTTTTTGTCGGATTCGTTTTTGATATTTTTCTAAATTCATTTGGTATTCATGCCTCTGCATGTCTTATTTTGGGTTTGCTCAAACCTTTTATTGCTGCCGACAACCTGAGTGTTGCGCCTACGCGCGATGAGGAAAAAGGCAGTTGGTTAAATAAAGGCAAACGCAGTTTCAAGATTGTATTCTTACTTTCATTTATTTTAGTACATCATTTCTGGGTATTTTTGTTAGAGTCTATGGGGCATGATTTTTTTACGGTACTTGTGCCTACTTGGTTAGCCAGCTCCGCTATCACTTACTTGTTTTTGATTTTGTCGGAAGAGTTATTTTATAAAACGTTCAAGTTTGAGAAATGA
- a CDS encoding TIGR01777 family oxidoreductase, which produces MLSQKETVLITGSGGMVAQALVGQLIEEYEVRFLSTHQRNNQTFHWDIDKHYIDERVFDSVRHIIHLAGANVMAKRWTSEYKAEIFASRVKSADLLLEYLSKRKQNIQTFISASAIGFYGDETSERVFTEEDVKGEGFLSDVVLRWEQAADNFEKEAIASRVVKLRTGVVLSDKGGALKKMAAPIRFGLGAAAGSGKQYMPWIHIADLCAMYKFALDSEKVSGVYNAVAPQKINNKEFLGAIAQTLHKPFWMPNVPSFLFKIALGESAAVVLNGSHVSCEKIQHSGFDFQYQTLSNALINLFQRSPN; this is translated from the coding sequence ATGTTGTCACAAAAGGAAACTGTTTTGATAACCGGTTCCGGTGGTATGGTTGCTCAAGCACTTGTAGGGCAGTTGATTGAAGAATATGAAGTACGCTTCTTGTCCACACATCAACGCAATAATCAAACATTCCATTGGGATATTGATAAACATTATATAGATGAAAGAGTGTTTGACAGTGTCAGACACATTATACATCTTGCAGGTGCCAATGTAATGGCAAAAAGGTGGACTAGTGAGTATAAAGCCGAGATTTTTGCCAGTCGTGTAAAGTCTGCGGATTTGTTGTTAGAGTACCTGAGTAAAAGAAAACAAAATATTCAAACATTTATCTCTGCTTCGGCAATTGGGTTTTATGGTGATGAGACTTCTGAAAGGGTTTTTACGGAAGAGGATGTAAAAGGAGAAGGGTTTTTGAGTGATGTAGTTTTACGATGGGAACAAGCCGCAGATAATTTTGAAAAAGAGGCAATTGCATCCAGGGTTGTGAAACTAAGGACGGGGGTAGTGTTGTCTGATAAAGGCGGAGCACTTAAGAAAATGGCTGCTCCTATACGATTTGGTTTAGGAGCTGCGGCAGGTAGTGGTAAGCAATATATGCCTTGGATTCATATTGCAGACCTGTGTGCAATGTATAAATTTGCATTGGATAGTGAAAAAGTGAGTGGAGTGTATAATGCGGTAGCTCCGCAAAAGATAAACAACAAGGAGTTTTTAGGAGCTATTGCGCAAACATTGCATAAGCCATTTTGGATGCCCAATGTACCAAGTTTTTTATTTAAAATAGCTTTAGGAGAAAGTGCTGCAGTCGTGTTGAATGGTAGTCATGTGTCCTGTGAAAAAATTCAACATTCAGGTTTTGATTTTCAATATCAAACACTTTCAAACGCATTAATAAATTTATTTCAAAGATCTCCAAACTGA
- a CDS encoding rod shape-determining protein MreC: MGSVIQFIKTYLHLILFIIFQVFSLTLVVRFHAYHKIFFFNTSNDVIGVVKTFFNNVNEYRNLRDVNRSLVNENIYLRGFLKENFYIQTKDTFYVNDTLYKQYYVYEPANVIGNSVDKENNFLTLNKGKLSGIEKGMGVFGPDGIVGVVEDVSENFCLVMSVLNSKAIVSPKIKELNLSQGRLVWGNRSPYYAYLSGVNRYEKVKAGQLVVTSPYSKNFPENIPIGVVEEVKEIDGSFLTAKVRLSTSFSQLREVYIVKDLFKEELEKFNTIVEEQN; the protein is encoded by the coding sequence ATGGGTTCTGTTATACAGTTCATCAAGACCTATCTCCACCTGATTCTTTTTATAATCTTTCAGGTTTTTTCGCTTACGCTGGTTGTAAGATTTCATGCGTATCATAAAATTTTCTTTTTTAATACTTCCAATGATGTCATTGGCGTTGTGAAAACTTTCTTTAATAATGTGAACGAGTATCGCAATTTGAGAGATGTAAACCGTTCATTGGTTAATGAGAATATTTATCTCAGAGGATTCTTAAAAGAGAATTTTTATATTCAAACCAAGGATACATTTTATGTGAATGATACACTCTATAAACAATATTATGTTTATGAACCTGCAAACGTGATAGGAAATAGTGTTGACAAGGAAAACAATTTTTTGACTCTGAATAAAGGCAAACTCTCCGGCATTGAAAAGGGGATGGGAGTTTTTGGACCTGATGGTATTGTTGGGGTAGTTGAGGATGTGTCTGAGAATTTTTGTTTGGTAATGAGCGTGCTTAACTCTAAGGCTATTGTGTCGCCCAAGATTAAAGAATTAAATTTATCTCAAGGCAGATTGGTTTGGGGTAATCGCAGCCCTTATTATGCTTATTTGTCGGGCGTAAATCGATATGAGAAAGTGAAGGCAGGCCAACTTGTTGTTACAAGCCCATATTCTAAAAACTTTCCTGAAAATATTCCTATCGGAGTGGTAGAAGAAGTTAAAGAAATTGATGGTAGTTTTTTAACGGCAAAAGTGAGATTGAGCACGTCATTTAGCCAATTGCGTGAGGTATATATCGTAAAGGATTTATTTAAGGAAGAATTAGAGAAGTTTAACACTATCGTTGAGGAACAGAACTAA
- a CDS encoding rod shape-determining protein has translation MGLFSFFTQELAIDLGTANTLIIYKDQVVVDEPSIIAIERSTNEVLAVGHEAMQMQGKENENIKTIKPLKDGVIADFLAAEHMIRGMIKKINVGRTFSPQLRMVICVPSGITEVERRAVKDSAERSGGKEVFMIHEPMAAAVGIGIDVTEPMGNMIIDIGGGTSEIAVIALGGIVCDESITVGGNEFNSDIVDYMRREHSLQIGERTAERIKINVGSALAELENPPADFPVQGRDLVSGIPKQVMVSYSEVALALDKSITKMEEAVLRALERTPPELAADIYQTGLYLTGGGALLRGLDKRISNITKLPVTIAEDPLRAVVRGTGIALRNIGRFKFLMQ, from the coding sequence ATGGGACTTTTCAGCTTTTTTACACAAGAACTTGCCATAGACTTAGGTACAGCCAATACATTAATCATTTACAAAGATCAGGTTGTGGTGGATGAGCCTTCTATTATTGCAATAGAACGCTCTACAAACGAAGTGCTTGCAGTTGGACATGAGGCAATGCAGATGCAGGGTAAGGAAAATGAAAATATCAAGACAATTAAACCTTTGAAAGATGGCGTTATCGCAGACTTTTTGGCTGCTGAACACATGATTAGAGGGATGATTAAGAAAATAAATGTGGGAAGGACTTTCTCACCGCAATTGCGTATGGTTATTTGTGTGCCGTCAGGCATCACAGAGGTTGAAAGACGTGCTGTAAAAGATTCAGCAGAACGTTCAGGAGGTAAGGAGGTGTTTATGATACATGAGCCAATGGCTGCAGCTGTTGGTATTGGAATTGACGTTACAGAGCCAATGGGTAACATGATTATTGACATAGGGGGAGGAACGTCAGAGATTGCGGTTATTGCCTTAGGAGGTATTGTGTGTGATGAATCTATTACCGTTGGAGGAAATGAATTTAACTCTGATATTGTTGATTATATGCGTAGAGAGCATAGCCTTCAAATCGGGGAACGTACTGCGGAAAGAATAAAAATTAATGTAGGATCTGCATTGGCAGAATTGGAAAACCCTCCTGCAGATTTCCCTGTACAAGGAAGAGATTTAGTGTCAGGTATTCCCAAGCAGGTTATGGTTTCTTATTCAGAGGTTGCATTAGCGCTGGATAAATCTATTACAAAGATGGAAGAAGCCGTGTTGAGAGCATTAGAGCGCACTCCACCTGAACTTGCCGCTGATATTTATCAAACAGGTCTTTATCTTACCGGTGGTGGAGCTTTGCTGAGAGGGTTAGACAAAAGAATTTCAAATATTACCAAATTGCCGGTAACTATTGCCGAAGACCCGCTTAGAGCCGTGGTTAGAGGGACAGGAATTGCACTTAGAAATATTGGTAGATTTAAGTTTTTAATGCAATAG
- a CDS encoding acyl-CoA desaturase: MTQIKFTSKPDFFLILRNRIDGYFKDNNLNKTGDFRLYSKSIILFSALVALYVILVFFTPSTWLALLLCVLMGVTLAAIGFNVMHDGAHGCYSSNPTINAIMGFSLNVMGGNVYIWKQKHNVNHHSFTNIEGMDDDIDIKPFIRVHTAQKKNFLHPLQHFYWVLLYGTTYIFWVFYNDFKKYFSGKISEYTPIPKMSIKEQLNFWSSKIFYVFLFIVLPGIMVGWIPMLVGYLVICYVTGLLIAVVFQLAHVVEKADFVDPVSSGFSVEDEWAIHQLKTTANFGTGSKFLNWLLGGLNFQVEHHLFPRISHVHYAKMNEIVKETCKEYNVEYKEYRTMYQALKSHVMHLKAVGQAA, from the coding sequence ATGACTCAAATTAAATTTACTTCAAAACCTGACTTCTTTCTCATACTCAGAAACAGAATTGACGGTTACTTTAAGGATAACAATCTGAATAAAACCGGAGATTTCCGACTGTATTCAAAATCTATCATATTGTTTAGTGCATTGGTTGCACTCTATGTTATATTGGTGTTTTTTACACCCTCAACCTGGTTGGCACTCTTGCTTTGTGTGTTGATGGGGGTTACTTTAGCCGCCATTGGTTTTAACGTAATGCACGATGGAGCACATGGGTGTTATTCTTCAAATCCAACGATTAATGCAATCATGGGTTTTTCTTTAAATGTAATGGGGGGGAATGTGTATATCTGGAAACAAAAACATAACGTGAATCACCACTCTTTTACGAATATCGAAGGAATGGATGATGATATTGACATCAAACCTTTTATTCGCGTTCATACTGCGCAAAAGAAGAATTTTCTCCACCCTTTACAACATTTCTATTGGGTTTTGCTTTATGGTACAACTTATATCTTTTGGGTGTTTTATAATGATTTTAAAAAGTATTTCAGTGGTAAAATCTCTGAATATACCCCCATTCCTAAGATGAGTATCAAAGAACAGCTGAATTTCTGGTCCTCAAAAATATTCTATGTTTTCTTGTTCATCGTACTTCCGGGAATAATGGTTGGATGGATTCCAATGTTAGTTGGCTATTTAGTGATTTGTTATGTTACAGGCTTGTTGATTGCTGTTGTCTTTCAATTGGCGCATGTAGTAGAGAAGGCTGACTTTGTTGACCCTGTGTCTTCAGGTTTTAGTGTGGAGGATGAATGGGCAATACATCAATTAAAGACTACTGCAAATTTTGGAACCGGCAGTAAATTTCTGAATTGGTTGTTGGGTGGGTTAAATTTTCAGGTTGAACATCATTTGTTTCCAAGAATCAGTCATGTGCATTATGCTAAGATGAATGAGATTGTGAAAGAAACTTGTAAAGAGTATAATGTTGAATACAAAGAGTATAGAACTATGTATCAAGCACTCAAATCTCATGTCATGCACTTAAAAGCAGTAGGACAGGCAGCTTAA
- the wecB gene encoding UDP-N-acetylglucosamine 2-epimerase (non-hydrolyzing), with translation MKILTIIGARPQFIKAAPLSRKIAETNGITEILVHTGQHFDSNMSDIFFSEMKIPAPSYKLDIHSLGHGAMTGRMLEEIEKIILKEKPDFVLVYGDTNSTLAGALAAKKLHVKVAHVEAGLRSFNMKMPEEVNRILTDRISDFLFCPTDSAIENLSKEGFKDYPCQVIRTGDIMYDALKFFSNYAPDAESLSPITEQKKYTLCTIHRAENTDNPDRLRAIVNALNTISKEVEIILPLHPRTRQFFETLNIVPNFKIIDPVGYLTMLGLLENCSFVLTDSGGLQKEAYLKKKYCITMRDETEWIELVQHNVNFVAGANEDKIISYFNQIYNKPFEAKEGLYGNGNAAQEIVDVLLKS, from the coding sequence ATGAAGATTTTGACCATCATCGGAGCACGTCCGCAGTTTATAAAGGCTGCTCCTCTAAGCAGAAAAATAGCTGAGACCAATGGTATTACCGAAATATTGGTTCATACGGGACAACACTTTGATTCCAACATGAGTGACATTTTCTTTTCTGAAATGAAAATCCCTGCTCCCTCATACAAACTTGATATTCACAGTTTAGGACATGGTGCTATGACAGGTCGCATGTTGGAAGAAATTGAAAAAATTATACTGAAAGAAAAACCCGACTTTGTGCTTGTGTATGGAGATACAAACTCCACTCTTGCAGGGGCATTAGCTGCAAAAAAACTGCATGTGAAGGTGGCTCATGTGGAGGCAGGTTTGCGAAGTTTCAACATGAAAATGCCGGAAGAAGTAAACCGAATATTGACTGACCGCATTTCGGACTTCCTATTCTGCCCTACCGATAGCGCTATTGAAAATCTTAGTAAAGAAGGGTTTAAAGATTACCCCTGTCAAGTAATCCGCACCGGAGACATTATGTATGATGCACTTAAATTCTTTTCTAACTATGCCCCTGATGCTGAGTCCTTGTCTCCCATAACTGAACAAAAGAAATATACCCTCTGTACCATACATCGCGCAGAAAACACTGACAATCCCGATCGCCTTCGCGCAATTGTTAATGCATTGAACACAATTTCTAAGGAAGTTGAGATTATACTACCCCTACATCCGCGCACTCGTCAATTTTTTGAAACTTTAAATATCGTTCCAAATTTTAAAATCATTGACCCTGTTGGTTATCTCACCATGTTGGGCTTATTAGAAAATTGTAGTTTCGTCCTCACCGACAGCGGTGGACTGCAAAAGGAGGCTTATCTTAAAAAGAAATACTGTATCACCATGCGAGATGAAACCGAATGGATAGAATTAGTGCAACACAATGTAAATTTTGTGGCAGGTGCCAATGAAGACAAAATCATATCCTATTTCAATCAAATCTACAACAAGCCTTTTGAAGCAAAAGAAGGGCTTTATGGCAACGGAAATGCTGCTCAAGAAATAGTAGATGTCTTACTCAAATCATAA
- a CDS encoding T9SS type A sorting domain-containing protein, with the protein MNRILIFDNASKSFNKAYTHIGWRFDISMAPPRTVFWHPLKNNYTFLEGIRIEPKWNSDIGIAVMDTLVPKYPIAVEEVQPEDLLITVFPNPSENNFFVVKNHKQKSECVIYSIEMRECERFVVEPGETYELKSLMASGLYLIQAFNNAGVKQTIKIIKP; encoded by the coding sequence ATGAACAGGATTCTAATTTTTGATAATGCCAGTAAGTCTTTTAACAAAGCATATACGCATATAGGATGGAGGTTTGACATATCTATGGCTCCGCCTCGTACTGTTTTTTGGCATCCGTTAAAAAATAATTATACATTCTTAGAAGGGATTAGAATAGAACCCAAATGGAATAGTGACATTGGGATTGCTGTTATGGATACCCTTGTACCTAAATACCCGATAGCAGTTGAAGAAGTACAACCGGAAGATTTGTTGATAACAGTATTTCCTAACCCTTCAGAGAACAATTTCTTTGTTGTAAAAAACCACAAACAGAAAAGTGAATGTGTGATATATTCAATTGAAATGAGAGAGTGTGAAAGGTTCGTTGTTGAGCCAGGTGAGACTTATGAATTGAAATCTCTTATGGCTTCGGGTTTATATTTAATCCAAGCTTTTAACAATGCAGGAGTCAAACAAACTATCAAAATAATAAAGCCATAA
- the purH gene encoding bifunctional phosphoribosylaminoimidazolecarboxamide formyltransferase/IMP cyclohydrolase, whose translation MNIQNALISVFYKDGLEVLVNILREKNIGIYSTGGTAKFIEESGGSVHHVEDLTGFPSIFGGRVKTLHPAVFGGILYRRENVEDVAQAKEFNIPALDLIVVDLYPFEETLKSGGSPQEIIEKIDIGGVSLIRAAAKNFASTLVVCDKADYAKAAELIAQNKVDIATRKAFAAKAFKVTQAYDELIGAYLAGEQEYSLRYGENPHQKASFRGNMDENFTQIQGKEISYNNLLDIEAAMALVGDFDANNGATFAIIKHNNACGIATRSKVEDAYSAALAADPVSAFGGIMICNHPIDLPTAHQIDKIFFEILLAPEFGAGVTELFAKKANRILLKIHSFSMSAIQKRTLLNGQLIQERDTLMEKSSSFRPVTLLTASQSQLSDLEFALKVVKHTKSNAIVLVKDGQLLASGTGQTSRVDALNQAIAKAGHFGFDLNGSVMASDAFFPFPDCVEIGAAAGVKAIVQPGGSVKDHLSIDAANKLGVAMVFTGNRHFKH comes from the coding sequence ATGAATATTCAAAATGCACTTATATCAGTGTTTTACAAAGATGGTTTAGAGGTGTTGGTAAATATACTTCGCGAAAAGAATATCGGCATCTATTCAACAGGAGGTACTGCAAAATTTATTGAAGAAAGCGGAGGAAGTGTTCACCATGTGGAAGACCTTACAGGCTTTCCTTCAATTTTTGGTGGTCGTGTAAAAACACTGCATCCTGCAGTCTTTGGAGGCATTTTGTATAGAAGAGAAAATGTAGAGGATGTTGCGCAAGCAAAAGAATTCAATATACCCGCCTTAGATTTGATTGTAGTTGATTTATATCCTTTTGAAGAGACCTTGAAATCCGGAGGCAGTCCGCAAGAAATTATCGAGAAAATTGATATTGGAGGCGTGTCACTGATTCGCGCAGCAGCAAAAAACTTTGCCTCAACCTTAGTCGTTTGTGACAAAGCAGATTATGCAAAAGCGGCTGAATTAATCGCGCAAAACAAGGTGGACATTGCTACTCGTAAAGCATTTGCAGCAAAAGCGTTTAAAGTTACTCAGGCTTATGATGAATTAATCGGTGCATATTTGGCAGGTGAGCAAGAGTATAGCTTAAGGTATGGAGAAAACCCACATCAGAAAGCTAGTTTTAGAGGCAACATGGATGAAAACTTTACGCAGATACAAGGTAAGGAAATTTCATACAATAACCTTTTGGATATTGAAGCTGCCATGGCATTAGTTGGGGATTTTGATGCAAATAATGGTGCAACATTCGCAATTATTAAACATAATAATGCTTGTGGAATTGCCACGCGCTCTAAGGTAGAGGATGCATATAGCGCAGCACTCGCAGCCGATCCGGTTTCTGCGTTTGGCGGTATTATGATTTGCAATCATCCCATTGACTTGCCTACTGCTCATCAAATTGATAAGATATTTTTTGAAATATTATTAGCTCCCGAATTCGGTGCAGGAGTAACAGAGTTGTTTGCAAAAAAGGCGAATCGTATTTTACTAAAGATTCATTCTTTTTCAATGTCAGCTATTCAAAAAAGGACGCTGTTAAATGGTCAATTAATTCAGGAACGTGATACGTTGATGGAAAAATCATCATCCTTCCGTCCGGTTACATTACTTACAGCTTCTCAATCGCAACTATCTGATTTAGAGTTTGCCCTGAAAGTTGTAAAACATACCAAGTCAAATGCGATTGTTTTGGTCAAAGACGGTCAGTTGCTGGCTTCGGGAACAGGACAAACTTCACGAGTGGATGCTTTAAATCAAGCCATTGCAAAAGCCGGACATTTTGGTTTTGACTTAAATGGGAGTGTAATGGCTTCGGATGCTTTTTTCCCTTTCCCTGACTGTGTTGAGATTGGTGCTGCAGCAGGAGTCAAAGCGATTGTACAACCCGGAGGCTCTGTTAAAGATCACCTATCAATAGATGCGGCTAATAAATTGGGTGTTGCTATGGTGTTTACAGGAAACAGACATTTTAAGCATTGA
- the lpxB gene encoding lipid-A-disaccharide synthase codes for MKYYLVAGEPSGDMYGARVMQKINQLDPHAEFRIWGGDKMEKEGGVQISHIKERAFMGIWEVIKNLRTIKQNLTLFKQDFIQNKPDALILIDYPGFNLRIAPIAKELGVPVHYYIAPKVWAWNRKRITKIKAFVNYLYTILPFEPEFFLQHQITSDYVGNPLVDLISEYKQDTATIQQLKDGKPVIALLPGSRKMELANILPIMATIPKHFPDYRFVMAGSDSFSQEELHSLSQQYGIEILRGKTYEILACAKAALVTSGTATLETALWQVPQVVCYKFSKISYLIVKPLMKIKYISLVNLILNSPLVKELIQDELTELNIKKELKALLETDRRTEIMNGYAALRIRVGGNGASDRVAEFITQRTMQH; via the coding sequence ATGAAATACTATCTTGTTGCAGGTGAACCAAGCGGTGACATGTATGGCGCAAGGGTGATGCAAAAAATCAATCAACTTGACCCACATGCCGAGTTTAGAATTTGGGGAGGCGACAAAATGGAAAAAGAAGGCGGTGTCCAAATTTCTCATATCAAAGAACGAGCTTTTATGGGTATTTGGGAAGTGATTAAAAATCTGAGAACCATCAAACAAAACCTTACTCTTTTTAAGCAAGATTTTATCCAAAACAAACCCGATGCACTTATTTTGATTGACTATCCGGGGTTTAATCTTCGCATTGCACCCATAGCCAAAGAGTTAGGGGTACCTGTTCATTATTATATCGCTCCCAAAGTCTGGGCATGGAATCGCAAGAGAATCACAAAAATCAAGGCTTTTGTGAATTATCTCTACACAATTCTACCATTTGAACCTGAGTTTTTTCTGCAACATCAGATCACATCAGATTATGTAGGCAATCCATTAGTAGACTTAATTTCGGAATACAAACAAGATACCGCCACCATTCAACAACTTAAAGATGGGAAACCGGTAATTGCATTGCTACCCGGCAGTAGAAAAATGGAGCTTGCCAACATCTTACCGATTATGGCAACCATTCCAAAACACTTTCCTGACTATCGATTTGTGATGGCTGGTTCGGACTCCTTCTCGCAAGAAGAGCTACATTCATTGTCTCAACAATACGGGATTGAAATTTTAAGAGGCAAAACATACGAAATTCTCGCTTGCGCTAAGGCTGCATTGGTAACAAGCGGCACTGCAACCTTAGAGACCGCACTTTGGCAAGTTCCACAAGTAGTTTGTTACAAATTTTCCAAAATCTCATATTTGATTGTAAAGCCATTGATGAAAATCAAATATATCTCCTTAGTAAACCTCATTCTCAATAGCCCGCTCGTCAAAGAACTGATTCAGGACGAATTAACTGAGTTGAATATTAAAAAAGAATTAAAAGCACTCTTGGAGACTGACAGAAGAACAGAAATTATGAATGGATATGCTGCCCTTAGAATCCGAGTTGGTGGGAACGGAGCGTCAGACAGGGTTGCAGAATTTATTACACAACGAACAATGCAACATTAA